A genomic window from Sulfitobacter pontiacus includes:
- a CDS encoding LysR family transcriptional regulator → MEMNQVRYFLAVCEHRNFTHAASASNVSQPSLTAAIKKLEDELGDALFIRDRAGCRLTALGKLMQPRLERMQSEAREAKAEAVRHTRLERVPISIGIGETIGHAKVSEAVERFRQRVPQAEIELIVDANDTLLAGLREGEFDLVISTVEVSEELYRIDPLYQEAYRVVVAKGHPLSELPAVSLADLADTTMLDRPNCEMREALHGACTDHGHTLYAAYRSNRVDWLVELARRGSGAVILPETSIPDHDNLVSLPVADMEIARDVAALRFRHQASRSETNELVREFSRN, encoded by the coding sequence ATGGAAATGAATCAGGTCCGCTACTTTTTGGCGGTTTGCGAGCATCGCAATTTCACCCATGCCGCGAGTGCTTCCAACGTATCGCAACCCTCGCTTACGGCGGCGATCAAAAAACTTGAGGACGAATTGGGCGATGCATTGTTCATCCGAGATCGTGCTGGCTGCCGCCTGACAGCGCTTGGTAAGCTTATGCAGCCAAGATTGGAACGTATGCAGTCTGAGGCAAGGGAGGCAAAAGCCGAGGCTGTCCGACATACGCGGCTAGAAAGAGTCCCGATTAGCATCGGAATAGGTGAAACGATAGGCCATGCCAAAGTCTCGGAGGCCGTCGAACGGTTTCGTCAACGCGTGCCGCAAGCCGAGATAGAACTGATCGTCGACGCAAACGACACTTTGTTGGCGGGACTTCGCGAGGGAGAATTTGATCTCGTGATATCAACAGTAGAGGTCAGTGAGGAGCTTTATCGCATAGACCCACTCTATCAAGAGGCCTATCGTGTGGTTGTGGCGAAAGGTCATCCCCTGTCTGAGTTGCCGGCCGTATCGCTTGCTGATTTGGCAGATACAACCATGTTGGATCGCCCAAATTGTGAAATGCGAGAGGCATTGCATGGGGCGTGCACGGACCATGGTCATACGCTCTATGCGGCATACCGGTCAAACCGCGTGGACTGGTTGGTCGAGCTCGCGCGGCGAGGCTCGGGGGCCGTTATCCTTCCCGAAACGTCGATCCCTGACCATGACAATCTCGTCTCACTTCCGGTAGCCGACATGGAAATTGCAAGAGATGTGGCAGCGCTTCGTTTCCGCCATCAGGCTTCTCGCTCAGAAACAAACGAACTGGTGCGGGAGTTTTCGCGGAACTGA